In one window of Rhodothermus sp. DNA:
- a CDS encoding chemotaxis response regulator protein-glutamate methylesterase, with translation MIRVLIVDDSAFMRKALSIMLEGDPEVKVVGTARDGLEAIEKVHTLKPDIVTLDIEMPRMDGLTALRRIMREHPVPVIMVSSLTQEGAQATIEALEAGAVDFIPKQHAYVSIEISRIRAELLEKIKAIAKKRLFRVPRQKAVQSDTALALQFRDARAIAIGVSTGGPRALQQVIPTLPQDLPVPVLIVQHMPPHFTRSLAERLDSLSVLPVVEAEEGMVLQPGHVFLAPGGRHLVLKCRNGQPPLIQTPVEPATLHRPSVDVMFESVCQTFDGKVLAVVMTGMGRDGLEGARLIKQRGGKVIAQDEATCVVYGMPRAIVEAGLSDAVLPLEHIGPALARSLGCTPVAQATTS, from the coding sequence ATGATTCGTGTCCTCATCGTTGACGACTCGGCCTTCATGCGAAAGGCGCTCTCCATCATGTTAGAGGGCGACCCAGAAGTTAAAGTGGTGGGAACGGCTCGTGATGGCCTGGAAGCTATCGAAAAGGTTCATACACTCAAGCCCGACATCGTTACGCTGGACATCGAAATGCCCCGCATGGATGGCCTGACGGCCCTGCGCCGCATCATGCGCGAGCATCCTGTCCCCGTGATCATGGTTAGCTCGCTGACGCAGGAAGGGGCTCAAGCCACCATTGAAGCCCTGGAGGCCGGTGCGGTGGATTTTATTCCCAAGCAGCATGCTTACGTCTCAATAGAGATCTCACGCATTCGTGCTGAGCTGCTGGAAAAAATCAAGGCTATCGCCAAAAAGCGGCTGTTTCGGGTACCACGACAGAAAGCGGTCCAATCCGACACCGCACTGGCTCTTCAATTTCGGGATGCCCGTGCCATTGCTATCGGCGTTTCCACAGGCGGTCCGCGTGCTCTCCAGCAGGTCATTCCGACGTTGCCGCAAGACCTGCCCGTGCCTGTGCTGATCGTACAGCATATGCCACCGCATTTCACCCGCTCTCTGGCCGAACGTCTGGACAGCCTGAGTGTCCTGCCCGTGGTCGAAGCGGAAGAAGGCATGGTGCTCCAACCAGGACATGTCTTTCTGGCGCCTGGCGGGCGCCATCTGGTGCTGAAATGCCGTAATGGACAGCCTCCGTTGATCCAGACGCCTGTAGAGCCAGCAACCCTACATCGTCCTTCTGTAGACGTTATGTTCGAGAGCGTCTGCCAGACCTTCGATGGCAAAGTGCTGGCGGTCGTGATGACCGGTATGGGCCGCGATGGCCTGGAAGGCGCTCGCCTGATCAAGCAACGCGGCGGCAAGGTGATCGCCCAGGATGAAGCTACCTGTGTCGTGTATGGGATGCCTCGAGCGATCGTCGAAGCCGGCCTGAGCGACGCTGTCTTACCTTTAGAACACATCGGACCAGCGCTGGCCCGTAGCCTGGGCTGCACACCCGTTGCTCAGGCGACCACTTCTTAA